A window of Zavarzinella sp. contains these coding sequences:
- a CDS encoding PAS domain S-box protein: MEQINLDPVELIMQVANSTSNEQVSAMAQLIGLEVSILNEDGSYSVPGHQIMKLIAHPNTPKVYNRPYCDKDLFDDWYVEFSKIQQEKCLMQLGTPVKQSRSTVRRVWRHRANANERLAEWISEVRIALPDGIGGAPRKLLRIDISLNTSFEAITPLTTNERRLMRTLLGGHEFKLSNEYEFHYEHDIDGNFTKIDQRASDLFGIPQELCAAYSIYDIYATKSARRHARATIAKYLVGKAPKNPTYIIPVRLPYGRCILLDVRTQYCPNNQVFQGRARDANRELNTSLMRYARIVESGQVAGWDRILGERNPNKHITVSNRWREIFGLSSDEPVTTETFLACVVEEDRMRVASAILQNEEGKAYDIEFRILIDGREKWIHANGKRSSYESLYYVSGQIEDITDRKQALLLLHSISDTSPQMIFIKDEEGKFVYANRALAAFYGFSSGNELEHKSDRDVYHGDDREAIARQLRIFESADQEAIDAARSHKNFVTSCKEEIIPPPSNINRQTKWYSTVKSSFEYAGRPHVLGVSTDVTDLVLRNDALYQMFMHAPIIMYIKDAHGNYIVANHEFAKAMSTSSHTCRVCDVIGKSADFFFSTNTREAIRLRNYDNTALVYGEWSGTEDVRLPNGQLRRFTGHKFRCDLVVDGLARPHIVGAYLDVTDNYDATRYRNISPFVKSIDHDALSHFLGYIKSQLQLIGKETAVAMVDSVARTLGLMSAIDSSRAYRDRMPLGSQNLLLSSCVAIANDMCNQIGLEYPSVVYLSDPIIVKAHANAITTVLYHLIYNAKKYTIDPRDTDDKKIVVSVAQLEGWTTLTVSDAGRGVNGIDLNILGCPGTRFPVTSDSIPGNGNGWYIVKETVINVLQGKISPYPLLGNSRGGADAIVTLPTSLFTHS; encoded by the coding sequence ATGGAACAGATTAACTTAGATCCTGTTGAATTAATAATGCAAGTTGCGAATTCGACTAGTAATGAGCAAGTGTCAGCGATGGCTCAGCTAATCGGATTGGAGGTTAGTATCCTCAATGAGGATGGGAGTTATTCTGTGCCCGGTCATCAGATAATGAAATTAATTGCACATCCCAACACGCCGAAAGTGTACAATAGGCCATATTGCGACAAAGATCTGTTTGATGACTGGTATGTTGAATTTTCTAAAATTCAACAAGAAAAATGCCTGATGCAATTAGGCACGCCTGTTAAGCAATCACGAAGCACTGTTAGAAGAGTGTGGCGTCATCGCGCGAATGCAAATGAACGCCTTGCAGAGTGGATCTCAGAAGTTAGAATTGCTTTGCCTGATGGTATTGGTGGCGCACCTCGGAAGTTACTGAGAATAGATATCTCACTCAACACATCATTTGAAGCAATTACGCCCCTTACAACTAACGAGCGACGGTTGATGAGGACTCTGCTAGGTGGACATGAATTCAAGCTATCGAACGAATATGAATTTCATTATGAGCACGATATCGATGGAAATTTCACAAAGATAGATCAGCGTGCCTCAGATTTATTTGGTATACCGCAAGAGCTGTGTGCGGCTTATTCCATTTATGATATTTATGCAACAAAATCTGCTCGTCGGCATGCTAGAGCTACCATAGCCAAGTATTTAGTTGGTAAAGCTCCAAAGAATCCAACTTACATTATTCCTGTAAGGCTACCTTACGGAAGATGCATACTCTTAGATGTGCGCACACAGTATTGTCCTAACAATCAGGTTTTTCAAGGCCGTGCTCGAGATGCAAACCGTGAACTAAATACATCTCTAATGCGATACGCCCGCATTGTGGAATCAGGGCAAGTTGCAGGCTGGGATCGCATTCTTGGTGAACGCAATCCTAACAAACATATTACTGTATCAAATCGTTGGCGGGAAATATTCGGACTTTCAAGTGATGAGCCTGTCACTACCGAAACGTTTTTGGCCTGTGTTGTTGAAGAGGATCGCATGCGAGTCGCTTCGGCGATTTTGCAAAACGAGGAAGGTAAAGCATACGACATTGAATTCAGAATTTTAATTGATGGACGTGAAAAATGGATACATGCAAATGGCAAACGATCTTCCTATGAAAGCCTGTATTATGTATCTGGCCAAATCGAGGATATCACAGATCGAAAACAAGCACTATTGTTGCTGCATTCTATATCTGATACTTCGCCGCAAATGATATTTATTAAAGATGAAGAAGGTAAATTTGTATACGCAAATCGAGCTCTCGCAGCATTTTATGGATTTAGTTCTGGCAATGAACTTGAACACAAGTCGGATCGAGATGTGTACCATGGTGATGACCGTGAGGCAATTGCACGTCAACTTCGCATTTTCGAATCGGCAGACCAGGAAGCGATCGATGCTGCACGATCACATAAGAATTTTGTCACTTCGTGTAAAGAAGAAATTATCCCGCCACCTAGTAACATCAACCGTCAAACAAAGTGGTACTCGACTGTAAAGAGTTCATTCGAATACGCGGGCCGACCACATGTTCTCGGAGTTTCTACTGATGTAACAGATTTAGTGCTCCGAAATGATGCATTGTATCAAATGTTTATGCATGCCCCAATCATAATGTATATCAAAGATGCTCATGGAAACTATATTGTAGCAAACCATGAATTTGCGAAAGCCATGTCAACTTCTTCGCATACATGCCGAGTTTGTGACGTCATTGGTAAGAGTGCTGATTTTTTCTTTTCGACAAATACACGCGAAGCTATCCGACTAAGGAATTACGACAATACTGCTCTTGTCTACGGAGAATGGAGCGGCACAGAAGATGTTAGACTTCCAAATGGGCAATTGCGTCGGTTTACTGGACATAAATTTCGCTGCGACCTTGTAGTAGATGGGCTAGCTCGCCCGCACATAGTCGGCGCATATCTTGATGTCACAGACAACTACGATGCAACACGATATCGCAACATCAGCCCTTTCGTAAAATCGATAGATCATGATGCTCTATCTCATTTCCTTGGATATATTAAAAGTCAGTTGCAGCTAATTGGCAAAGAAACTGCAGTTGCTATGGTAGATTCAGTTGCCAGAACGTTGGGGCTCATGTCGGCAATTGATAGTAGCAGAGCGTATCGTGATAGAATGCCACTAGGTTCACAAAACTTGTTGCTATCGAGTTGTGTGGCAATTGCTAATGATATGTGCAATCAAATCGGACTTGAATACCCAAGTGTCGTTTATTTAAGTGATCCAATCATTGTTAAAGCACATGCGAATGCAATTACTACTGTTCTATATCATCTGATCTATAATGCAAAGAAATATACGATCGATCCACGCGATACTGACGACAAAAAAATCGTTGTTTCCGTCGCACAATTAGAAGGGTGGACAACTCTAACAGTTAGCGACGCAGGTCGCGGAGTCAATGGCATAGATTTAAATATACTAGGCTGTCCTGGAACTCGCTTCCCAGTCACCAGTGACTCTATTCCTGGCAATGGCAACGGATGGTATATTGTAAAGGAAACTGTTATAAACGTTTTACAAGGGAAAATCTCGCCTTATCCGCTTCTTGGTAACTCGCGAGGTGGAGCTGACGCAATTGTCACTCTTCCTACATCGCTATTTACACATTCTTAA
- a CDS encoding UbiD family decarboxylase, whose amino-acid sequence MMIHRTLHDCVRDLEKAGMVRRIDHEIDPHLEMAEIQRRTYQAQGPALLFTRPKGCRFPMVGNIFGTPERTRYLFRHTLRTVQTLIRVKMDPPAALKRFWQLWRLPGAALSMLPKRVRRGSVFANETTISQLPKLVSWPDDGGPFVTLPLVFSHHPDQPGWRRSNLGMYRVQLAGNDYLQDQEVGLHYQLHRGIGIHHQRAMERGEPLPVNILVGGPPSLILSAVMPLPDDLPELLFAGALGGRRVRLAAPQIDGRTWPVVPSDVDFCICGEIYPGETKPEGPFGDHLGYYAKVHDFPVLRVRKVFHRTNAIWPFTVVGRPPQEDTSFGEIIHEITGPLIPTVLPGVHEVHAVDAAGVHPLLLAIGSERYVPYSGKRKPRELLTCANAILGQGQLSLAKYLLIAAHQDDPKLTTHHIDEFLVHLLQRVDWQRDLHFQTRTTMDTLDYSGSGLNEGSKVVIAGAGPVRRQLGTDPTPFRELFASVGPVASTIPGVLLVQGSRFFDRSDTLTRLQQVLHHQSDFAEKFPLLVVVDDLAFAAASLNNFLWVTFTRSDPAQDIYGIDEFIEQKHWGCRGSLVIDARIKPHHAPPLVEDPAVTKRVDELAARGGPLAGLF is encoded by the coding sequence ATGATGATTCACCGAACTCTTCACGATTGTGTGCGGGATCTCGAAAAAGCAGGAATGGTGCGGCGGATCGATCATGAAATCGATCCCCACCTGGAAATGGCAGAGATCCAGCGACGCACTTACCAGGCTCAGGGGCCTGCATTGCTGTTTACCCGGCCGAAGGGCTGTCGTTTCCCGATGGTGGGGAACATTTTTGGTACTCCAGAACGAACGCGGTACCTGTTTCGCCACACGTTACGCACCGTTCAGACGCTGATTCGGGTAAAAATGGACCCACCTGCGGCACTGAAACGGTTCTGGCAACTCTGGCGATTACCCGGTGCTGCATTGTCGATGCTGCCCAAACGGGTTCGACGTGGGAGCGTTTTTGCCAACGAAACCACCATCAGCCAGTTGCCCAAACTGGTTTCCTGGCCAGATGATGGTGGGCCTTTTGTCACCCTGCCGCTTGTTTTCAGCCACCACCCGGATCAACCGGGCTGGCGACGGTCCAATCTGGGCATGTACCGAGTCCAATTAGCTGGCAACGACTACCTCCAGGATCAGGAAGTGGGTCTGCATTACCAACTTCACCGTGGGATTGGCATTCACCACCAGCGAGCGATGGAACGTGGCGAACCGTTGCCTGTCAACATCCTGGTTGGTGGGCCACCCTCATTGATTTTGTCGGCAGTAATGCCACTGCCAGATGACCTGCCCGAACTATTATTTGCCGGTGCATTAGGTGGCAGGCGGGTGCGACTGGCAGCACCCCAAATCGATGGCCGCACCTGGCCTGTCGTGCCCTCAGATGTCGATTTCTGCATTTGTGGCGAAATTTATCCTGGGGAAACGAAACCGGAAGGCCCATTCGGCGATCACCTGGGGTATTACGCCAAAGTGCATGATTTTCCGGTCTTACGGGTGCGGAAAGTATTCCACCGCACGAATGCCATCTGGCCGTTTACCGTGGTGGGCAGGCCACCGCAGGAAGATACCTCATTTGGTGAAATAATTCACGAAATCACTGGTCCCCTGATCCCCACGGTGCTGCCCGGCGTGCACGAAGTGCATGCAGTGGATGCGGCAGGTGTGCACCCACTGCTGCTGGCAATCGGCAGCGAGCGGTACGTGCCGTACAGCGGCAAGCGCAAACCACGCGAACTACTGACCTGTGCCAACGCCATTCTGGGCCAGGGGCAGCTTTCACTGGCAAAATATCTGCTGATTGCCGCCCACCAGGATGATCCGAAACTGACCACCCACCACATTGATGAGTTTCTGGTTCACCTGCTGCAGCGAGTCGATTGGCAACGTGATCTCCATTTTCAGACACGCACCACGATGGATACACTCGATTATTCTGGCAGTGGCCTGAATGAGGGTTCCAAAGTCGTCATCGCGGGTGCGGGACCGGTTCGTCGCCAGTTAGGCACTGATCCCACTCCATTTCGGGAATTATTCGCCAGCGTTGGGCCTGTTGCCAGCACCATTCCTGGGGTGCTGCTGGTGCAGGGGAGCCGGTTTTTCGATCGATCGGACACGCTGACCCGCTTACAGCAGGTGCTGCACCACCAGAGCGATTTCGCAGAAAAGTTCCCTCTGCTGGTCGTGGTGGATGACCTGGCGTTCGCTGCTGCGAGCCTGAACAACTTCCTTTGGGTGACATTCACCCGATCCGATCCCGCCCAGGATATCTATGGAATCGATGAATTTATCGAACAGAAACACTGGGGCTGTCGAGGTTCTTTGGTGATTGATGCCCGCATCAAACCTCACCACGCCCCACCTTTGGTGGAAGACCCTGCGGTAACGAAACGCGTGGATGAACTGGCCGCACGTGGGGGGCCACTGGCAGGTCTGTTTTAG
- a CDS encoding sialate O-acetylesterase, with protein sequence MMNKRNWKLLTLAVVCGIALNVRAADDAATLPVPDGKPADMTKPVKVFILLGQSNMLGFGKVVGDKDGTLEHAVKTKKLYPFLVDAEGKWTVRNDVRNVRVMVGRGGGAMGIHNNEWLTIGKGNIGPEIGIGHHVGNTLTEPVMILKSCIGNRSLGWDLLPPGSKGFETEEVDKKTGVKKTFVYAGYKQTPMKWEKGTTPKDVNWYAGKQYDDDIANAKKVLADLEKFYPGAKGYEVAGFFWWQGDKDRYDAGLAGRYEQNLVTLIETLRKDFNAPKAPFVCATLGQTKKGDEGNEGLILNAMMAVDGNSGKYPQFKGNVATVYTNPLSKGGASNGHYGGNAETYMNVGLSMGKAMADLLKGGK encoded by the coding sequence ATGATGAACAAACGTAATTGGAAGTTATTGACTCTGGCAGTGGTTTGCGGCATCGCATTGAATGTGCGTGCCGCAGATGATGCTGCCACCCTGCCCGTACCGGACGGCAAACCAGCCGACATGACCAAACCAGTCAAGGTTTTTATCTTGTTGGGTCAGTCCAATATGCTGGGCTTTGGCAAAGTGGTTGGCGATAAAGATGGCACCCTGGAACATGCCGTCAAAACCAAAAAACTGTACCCATTCCTGGTAGATGCGGAAGGGAAATGGACCGTGCGTAACGATGTCCGTAACGTGCGGGTGATGGTGGGTCGTGGCGGTGGTGCCATGGGCATTCATAACAACGAATGGCTGACCATTGGCAAAGGAAACATCGGTCCGGAAATCGGTATTGGCCACCATGTGGGGAACACCCTGACCGAACCGGTGATGATTCTGAAAAGCTGCATCGGCAACCGCAGCCTGGGCTGGGATTTACTTCCCCCTGGCAGCAAAGGGTTTGAAACAGAAGAAGTAGACAAGAAAACCGGCGTCAAAAAGACGTTTGTTTACGCAGGTTACAAACAGACACCGATGAAATGGGAAAAAGGCACCACCCCCAAAGATGTCAACTGGTACGCTGGCAAACAGTACGATGACGACATTGCCAACGCGAAGAAAGTGCTGGCTGACCTGGAGAAGTTTTACCCAGGTGCCAAGGGTTACGAAGTGGCAGGCTTTTTCTGGTGGCAAGGCGATAAAGATCGTTATGATGCTGGCCTGGCAGGTCGTTACGAGCAGAATCTGGTCACCTTGATTGAAACCCTGCGGAAGGATTTCAACGCACCCAAAGCACCGTTTGTCTGTGCCACGCTGGGCCAGACCAAAAAGGGCGATGAAGGCAATGAAGGGCTGATCCTGAATGCCATGATGGCCGTCGATGGCAACTCCGGCAAATATCCTCAGTTCAAAGGCAACGTGGCCACCGTTTACACCAACCCACTGTCCAAGGGTGGGGCTTCGAACGGGCACTATGGTGGCAATGCCGAAACCTACATGAACGTGGGGCTTTCCATGGGCAAAGCGATGGCCGACCTATTGAAAGGTGGCAAGTAA
- a CDS encoding DUF1552 domain-containing protein, which produces MTTRREFFPLAAGGMGAFFLGAPFVQANPAGKKPPMRFIFMHRGNGLFPRVVVPPTLSKADMEREARKEALDIDLDRHDLPEWMACLTKHKSDLTLLQGLSGKMCTTGHHSWCSSLGVYKANERISSIKWATVDFELAKLFPSPMEHIELACFPLGGGNPRGSLNGIAKGFSARGPQQPNYAFGSPKIALQELFKSVSDNKNLQMQTQLAKQLLEFTHGNEAPLVQTLKGHEQAKVSSYADSIEAIRERDRKIDLMAEQIRKHIPKLDAKYLAEEMTTIDRQRGHAEVLLGALISGLTNVVSFTIDELGHDYTGIPGIENEKVNMHDVGHGKSFGGLDAEEIRNRARTHHMTLVDTIVSRLKAVPEGDGTMFDNTMVMYFPNSGETHHSLGWEYPFVVLSGKNTPLKIQRRYIRLPNYDQPGHKTLGNWYTTILNAYGNPIKHFGDFDPGIARYQPNQAGPIEQFLA; this is translated from the coding sequence ATGACCACACGTAGAGAATTTTTCCCACTGGCCGCAGGTGGGATGGGGGCATTCTTTCTGGGGGCTCCTTTCGTGCAGGCAAATCCTGCCGGCAAAAAGCCACCAATGCGGTTCATTTTCATGCACCGTGGTAATGGACTGTTCCCCCGCGTGGTGGTGCCACCCACACTATCGAAAGCGGATATGGAACGCGAAGCGAGAAAAGAAGCACTGGATATCGACCTCGACCGTCACGATCTGCCCGAATGGATGGCCTGTTTGACCAAACACAAGTCCGATCTCACCCTGCTTCAAGGTCTTTCGGGCAAAATGTGTACCACTGGGCACCACTCATGGTGCTCTTCACTGGGTGTGTACAAAGCAAACGAACGTATCAGTTCCATCAAATGGGCCACTGTCGACTTTGAACTGGCCAAACTTTTTCCATCGCCGATGGAGCATATCGAATTGGCCTGTTTCCCACTGGGTGGTGGGAATCCCCGTGGCAGCCTGAACGGCATTGCCAAAGGATTTTCCGCCCGTGGCCCACAACAGCCGAACTATGCATTCGGCTCACCGAAAATTGCTCTGCAGGAACTGTTTAAGTCGGTATCGGACAACAAAAACCTGCAAATGCAAACCCAACTGGCCAAACAGTTGTTGGAATTTACCCACGGTAACGAGGCACCACTGGTGCAGACGCTGAAAGGCCATGAACAGGCCAAAGTCAGCAGCTATGCTGATTCGATTGAAGCGATTCGCGAACGTGACCGCAAAATTGACCTGATGGCGGAACAGATTCGCAAGCACATCCCCAAACTGGATGCAAAATATCTGGCAGAAGAGATGACGACCATCGACCGCCAGCGTGGGCATGCTGAAGTACTGCTGGGTGCGTTGATTTCCGGCCTGACCAACGTGGTTTCCTTTACGATCGATGAACTTGGTCACGATTACACTGGAATTCCAGGAATCGAAAACGAAAAAGTGAACATGCACGATGTTGGCCACGGCAAAAGCTTTGGTGGGCTGGATGCAGAGGAAATCCGCAACCGTGCCCGTACGCACCACATGACCCTGGTGGATACCATCGTCAGCCGGCTGAAAGCGGTGCCGGAAGGTGATGGCACGATGTTTGATAACACAATGGTTATGTATTTCCCCAACAGTGGGGAAACCCACCATTCGCTGGGCTGGGAATATCCATTTGTGGTGCTGTCCGGTAAAAATACCCCGCTGAAGATACAACGGCGTTACATTCGCCTGCCCAACTACGATCAGCCAGGGCACAAAACCCTGGGCAACTGGTACACCACCATCCTCAATGCCTATGGCAACCCAATTAAGCACTTTGGGGATTTCGATCCGGGGATTGCCCGCTATCAACCCAATCAGGCAGGGCCGATTGAACAGTTTCTTGCATAA
- a CDS encoding DUF1588 domain-containing protein, which produces MEVVPATSGNSWCEIANIFPPGCVVAGFQERMMQKLSPIWPRLSLLILGLWLALVTPSMGADAPTWAVPKQISTLLGDYCTNCHTGQNAKGNVRLTGLEKLPLKERLDLLNQVQEQLFFKMMPPTSSDQLTTAEVTTLTSWVEKELEAHHASRLADKKRYPDGGNYVDHNLLFSGKITEKPFTPTRRWLVSPQIFEERMLDLFQLEGRERDNMKRSGFYGITNPFILPDGAGVKYYDRSVLDGGHLLVLLGNAEWIATKQLQSALMKAGMTDKLPSDPKDKWYPKTTTAEFETIVLAKQPATEVQIKTAINKQFQLVLGRLPAAEEMAKYLKLTSNAINIAGNVEGLRQMLKAVVLESDFYYRQEFGTGKLDQFGRSTLTPLEAAYAISYALGDRGPDAKLLQAANEGKLTTKADYQREVARLLDDPNYMRGQVDKSLNGGVTSITVTHPRMVRFFREFFGYPMAIKVFKDTKRSGGVYANADRGSTQTPGRLIDEADQVVAWILEKDTNVFQELLTNDQYFVYHNLDNEKGARLIENWRQLYEILKDTDWKKNPEEVTKKYDAEIRKYFDPKGLPPKSARRHDHGMTRVMTHFENTFGKGRTPFTVLPWQHGNQFWYSPLYNLSGTPGRNGTYTKNDQLNYQPVQPFAVPNRKGILTHPAWLVAFSSNFHNNPVQRGRWIREKLLAGYVPDVPITVDAQVPDDPHKTFRERLEFVTAKQECMKCHQHMNPLGLPLEQFDDYGRFRTMEDLEHPDNLLKVGQGNNADTYKTKLVSSKGELTGTGDPSLDGPVADSFDLIDRLAKSDRVRQSIIRHAFRFFMGRNEMLSDSQTLIDADKAYLASGGSFRAVVISLLTSDSFIYRKTIQE; this is translated from the coding sequence ATGGAAGTTGTACCCGCCACCAGTGGAAATAGCTGGTGTGAAATAGCGAATATTTTCCCACCTGGGTGCGTAGTTGCTGGGTTTCAGGAACGAATGATGCAGAAACTGTCTCCAATCTGGCCGCGGCTTTCCTTATTGATCCTTGGCTTATGGCTTGCGCTGGTCACACCATCGATGGGGGCAGATGCACCCACGTGGGCTGTTCCGAAACAGATTTCTACCTTACTGGGTGACTATTGTACCAACTGCCACACTGGCCAGAATGCCAAAGGCAACGTGCGACTGACCGGGCTGGAAAAACTTCCATTGAAAGAGCGGCTCGATCTGCTGAATCAGGTGCAGGAGCAACTTTTCTTCAAAATGATGCCCCCCACATCTTCCGATCAACTGACCACTGCTGAAGTGACCACTCTGACGAGTTGGGTGGAAAAAGAATTGGAAGCCCACCACGCATCCAGATTGGCCGACAAAAAACGCTATCCCGATGGTGGCAACTACGTCGACCACAACCTGCTGTTTTCTGGAAAGATTACGGAAAAGCCATTTACGCCCACCCGACGGTGGCTGGTCAGCCCACAGATATTTGAAGAGCGAATGCTTGACCTGTTCCAACTGGAAGGCCGCGAACGGGACAACATGAAACGCAGTGGCTTCTACGGAATCACCAATCCGTTTATTCTGCCAGATGGTGCGGGGGTGAAGTATTACGACCGTAGCGTGCTGGATGGTGGCCATCTGCTGGTGTTATTAGGTAATGCGGAATGGATTGCCACCAAACAATTGCAGTCCGCACTGATGAAAGCGGGTATGACGGATAAGTTGCCCAGCGACCCCAAAGATAAGTGGTACCCCAAAACAACAACTGCCGAATTCGAAACAATCGTGCTGGCGAAACAGCCTGCAACGGAAGTTCAGATCAAAACGGCAATCAATAAGCAATTTCAATTGGTATTGGGACGCCTGCCTGCTGCAGAGGAAATGGCGAAATACCTGAAACTGACTTCCAATGCGATCAACATTGCAGGAAATGTAGAAGGCCTGCGGCAAATGCTGAAAGCCGTAGTGCTGGAATCGGACTTTTATTACCGGCAGGAATTCGGCACCGGTAAGCTGGATCAGTTTGGCCGTTCCACACTGACACCCCTCGAGGCCGCCTACGCAATTTCCTACGCACTTGGCGATCGTGGGCCGGATGCGAAATTATTGCAGGCTGCCAACGAAGGCAAATTGACCACGAAGGCTGATTATCAACGCGAAGTAGCCCGACTGCTCGATGATCCCAACTACATGCGAGGACAGGTAGACAAATCGCTGAATGGGGGTGTTACTTCCATCACCGTTACCCACCCCAGAATGGTGCGGTTCTTCCGCGAGTTTTTTGGCTATCCCATGGCGATTAAAGTCTTCAAGGACACCAAACGCAGTGGGGGAGTTTACGCCAACGCCGATCGCGGCAGCACCCAGACACCTGGTCGCCTGATTGATGAAGCGGATCAGGTGGTGGCATGGATTCTGGAAAAAGACACCAACGTCTTTCAGGAATTGCTGACTAACGATCAGTATTTCGTTTACCACAATCTGGATAATGAAAAAGGTGCCAGATTAATCGAAAACTGGCGTCAATTGTACGAAATCCTGAAAGATACGGATTGGAAAAAGAATCCCGAAGAAGTGACCAAAAAATACGATGCGGAAATACGTAAGTATTTCGATCCGAAGGGTTTACCGCCAAAAAGTGCCCGTCGCCACGATCATGGCATGACGCGGGTAATGACCCACTTCGAAAATACTTTTGGCAAAGGTAGAACACCCTTTACCGTGCTGCCCTGGCAGCATGGGAACCAGTTCTGGTATTCCCCGTTGTACAATTTGTCCGGAACTCCCGGTAGAAACGGCACTTACACCAAAAATGACCAATTGAACTACCAACCGGTACAACCTTTTGCGGTGCCTAACCGCAAAGGAATCCTCACCCACCCTGCGTGGCTGGTGGCATTCTCATCGAATTTTCATAATAATCCGGTGCAGCGTGGCCGCTGGATTCGCGAAAAATTACTCGCAGGTTACGTGCCAGATGTGCCGATTACAGTTGATGCTCAGGTGCCGGATGATCCCCACAAAACGTTCCGCGAGAGACTGGAATTTGTCACAGCCAAACAGGAATGCATGAAGTGCCACCAGCACATGAACCCGCTGGGCCTGCCACTGGAGCAGTTTGATGATTACGGCCGCTTCCGCACCATGGAAGATCTGGAACACCCAGACAACCTGTTGAAGGTGGGTCAGGGGAACAATGCAGACACCTACAAAACCAAGCTGGTCTCCTCCAAAGGGGAATTGACCGGAACGGGCGATCCGAGCCTGGATGGCCCAGTGGCTGATAGTTTCGATCTGATCGATCGCCTGGCAAAGTCCGACCGTGTGCGGCAATCGATCATTCGCCACGCCTTCCGCTTCTTCATGGGGCGAAATGAAATGTTAAGTGATTCACAGACATTAATTGACGCGGATAAAGCCTACCTTGCCAGCGGTGGCAGCTTCCGTGCCGTTGTGATTTCGCTGCTGACATCTGATTCGTTTATTTATCGCAAAACCATACAGGAATAG
- a CDS encoding substrate-binding domain-containing protein, with the protein MAPSTRRIAIMLDLQWPYKRHADIFAGIQEYAEQHHWDTIIDEFAHNTLRNAQSGAGRYDGIIARTNHPLVQEARRSGIPLVNVWASSPARKLVSGVYPDSIVVGRTLAEHLLSRGFRSFATLTSLKNVEHELEVAEFQRTVQDAGFQCVSDRTPQNPWDHLSHWRKTEEVIQQWMSQWQLPIGVYVGSEGAGRMVVQECHRRHWQVPADVAIIAGKNEETLCEHPRPSLTSMEIGYNRIGFEAARMLERMIVEPTSQQQVVRIAPQGLVVRESTDFFAVDSEIIANALRFISANSHKRIGPDHVAKAVGVETRTLQNHFRKVLDRPIATEIRRVRLERAKRELVQSKRSITDIARDTGFGPLARMSEVFQRELGLTPTAYRDQRQLGE; encoded by the coding sequence ATGGCACCCAGCACTCGTCGCATCGCAATCATGCTCGATTTGCAGTGGCCTTACAAAAGGCACGCAGACATCTTTGCGGGCATTCAGGAATACGCGGAACAGCACCACTGGGATACCATTATCGATGAATTCGCCCACAATACATTGCGGAACGCCCAGTCAGGTGCTGGGCGGTACGATGGAATAATCGCCCGCACCAATCACCCACTGGTGCAGGAGGCCCGCCGTAGTGGGATACCTCTTGTGAATGTGTGGGCCAGTTCCCCCGCCCGCAAACTGGTTTCCGGTGTCTACCCGGATTCCATCGTGGTAGGCCGCACGCTCGCGGAGCATTTACTATCACGGGGGTTCCGATCATTTGCCACCCTGACTTCGCTGAAAAATGTGGAACATGAACTGGAAGTTGCTGAATTCCAACGAACCGTGCAGGATGCGGGCTTTCAATGCGTTTCGGATCGAACCCCACAGAATCCATGGGATCACCTGAGTCACTGGCGAAAAACGGAAGAGGTGATCCAGCAATGGATGTCGCAGTGGCAACTTCCTATTGGTGTTTATGTGGGTTCTGAAGGTGCTGGTCGGATGGTGGTGCAGGAATGCCACCGCAGGCACTGGCAGGTTCCCGCCGATGTGGCAATTATTGCTGGAAAAAATGAAGAGACACTCTGCGAACACCCCCGCCCGTCGCTGACCAGTATGGAAATCGGCTATAATCGCATTGGTTTCGAAGCGGCTCGGATGCTGGAACGCATGATAGTTGAGCCCACCAGCCAGCAGCAGGTGGTGCGGATTGCCCCACAGGGCCTGGTAGTGCGGGAATCGACCGATTTTTTTGCGGTAGACAGCGAAATTATTGCCAACGCCCTGCGTTTTATTTCAGCAAACAGCCACAAACGGATTGGACCAGACCATGTCGCCAAGGCAGTGGGTGTCGAAACACGCACGTTACAGAATCATTTTCGAAAAGTGCTGGACCGCCCGATTGCGACAGAAATCCGTCGCGTACGGCTGGAACGAGCGAAACGGGAACTCGTGCAGAGCAAAAGATCGATTACGGATATCGCCCGCGATACTGGCTTTGGTCCACTGGCACGGATGAGTGAAGTTTTTCAACGGGAACTCGGCCTGACCCCCACCGCCTATCGGGATCAACGCCAACTGGGCGAGTAG